A stretch of Candidatus Methylacidiphilales bacterium DNA encodes these proteins:
- the murC gene encoding UDP-N-acetylmuramate--L-alanine ligase has translation MMNSAIRETLLELLTRKRSHFALLGVGGAGMSALARILLQMGHFVYGVDRARPRVVDKLIEIGMAFHQGHDGYLPEKCDAVIYSSAIEPENAERQEAQRRGLMEVRRGECVAVLASLRKACLVAGMHGKTTTASMLAHVLREAGPGCAHYIGAEVPILGSNAEWAAGADHFVVEVDESDGTLAEFSCDYGILLNIEEEHLDYYRNLEAILSVFKTYVQATRRRLIYCGDDRNAVLLCSQHAHTLSYGFSPNCRIRAQQVKLRNYGSTFTIYDQEECIGEVQLNVPGLQNVSNATAVVALARELGLEWDRVKAALAEFQGARRRFEVKYQSRRWMVVDDYAHHPTEIRATLAAAKNSGWKRVLTLFQPHRYSRTKLLQREFATAFKESDVTLITEVYGASEKPLEGVGGARLAWKIKEGSGGEVIYAENLSRLRAYAAEKIQEGDLILTLGAGDIHKTASELARELELYDAITDLLRHPESEVRRGESLARHTTLRVGGPAQIWVEPGDEADLRALLQYLKAKGEPFWVIGRGSNLLVKDGGLRGVVIHLGKPYFKGIRLDGQDGLIAGAGARLKEVVAFAKRHLIGGLEFLDGIPGSVGGALKMNAGAMGHWTMDSVSWVRCMDKAGNVKIMSVAELSPRYREVPGMADLIALEARFIGKPSSREAIEQTLQEMNEKRWKSQPAAASAGCIFKNPPNIPAGKLIDELGCKGWSVGDAVVSQEHGNFIINRGQATAADVLALIERIREAARERAQVNLENEVIVLGEDWEEGG, from the coding sequence ATGATGAATTCGGCTATCCGAGAGACTCTGCTTGAATTGCTCACTCGCAAACGCAGTCACTTTGCGCTGCTCGGGGTTGGCGGAGCAGGCATGAGCGCACTAGCCCGAATCCTTTTGCAGATGGGACACTTTGTCTATGGCGTGGACCGCGCGCGGCCCCGAGTTGTGGACAAGCTCATAGAGATCGGCATGGCGTTTCACCAAGGACATGATGGTTATCTCCCTGAGAAATGTGATGCCGTGATTTATTCCTCTGCTATCGAGCCTGAAAATGCCGAACGACAAGAAGCTCAGCGGCGCGGGTTGATGGAAGTGCGCCGGGGGGAATGCGTCGCTGTTTTAGCCAGCTTACGTAAAGCTTGTCTTGTCGCGGGAATGCATGGCAAGACGACTACAGCCTCGATGTTGGCGCATGTCCTTAGAGAGGCTGGGCCGGGCTGTGCACACTATATCGGCGCGGAAGTGCCAATACTCGGCAGCAATGCTGAGTGGGCTGCAGGGGCTGACCATTTCGTGGTCGAAGTCGATGAGAGCGATGGCACGCTTGCTGAGTTTAGTTGTGACTATGGCATATTGTTAAACATCGAGGAGGAACATTTGGACTACTACCGCAACTTGGAAGCGATCTTGAGTGTTTTCAAAACCTATGTGCAAGCGACGCGACGGCGGCTGATTTACTGCGGGGATGATCGGAATGCGGTGCTGCTGTGTTCGCAACATGCTCATACGCTGAGCTACGGGTTTAGTCCCAACTGCCGCATTCGCGCGCAACAGGTAAAGCTGCGGAATTATGGATCAACGTTTACGATTTACGATCAGGAAGAATGCATCGGCGAGGTGCAGCTCAATGTGCCGGGGTTGCAAAATGTGAGCAATGCGACGGCTGTCGTAGCGTTAGCTCGAGAACTAGGGCTAGAGTGGGATCGCGTGAAGGCGGCGCTGGCTGAATTTCAAGGGGCGCGACGCCGTTTTGAGGTAAAATATCAAAGCCGACGTTGGATGGTCGTCGATGATTACGCGCACCATCCGACGGAGATCCGAGCGACTCTTGCAGCGGCGAAGAATAGCGGATGGAAACGCGTGTTGACGTTATTTCAACCGCATCGTTATTCCCGCACGAAGCTGCTTCAAAGGGAGTTTGCCACTGCGTTTAAGGAGTCGGACGTCACTCTGATCACCGAAGTCTATGGTGCCAGCGAAAAGCCACTGGAAGGCGTAGGGGGAGCTCGACTGGCTTGGAAAATCAAGGAAGGTAGTGGAGGCGAAGTGATCTACGCGGAAAATTTAAGCCGTCTGCGTGCTTATGCTGCTGAAAAAATTCAGGAGGGGGATTTGATTCTTACTCTCGGTGCTGGGGATATTCATAAGACGGCGAGTGAGCTTGCGCGTGAGTTGGAGTTGTATGATGCGATCACGGATTTGCTACGCCATCCGGAGAGTGAAGTGCGCCGGGGAGAGTCTTTGGCACGGCATACTACGCTGCGCGTCGGAGGGCCTGCTCAAATCTGGGTGGAGCCTGGTGATGAAGCTGATCTTAGAGCGCTTTTGCAGTATCTAAAAGCTAAGGGGGAACCGTTTTGGGTGATTGGTCGCGGGAGTAATCTTTTGGTGAAGGACGGCGGTTTGCGTGGCGTGGTGATTCATTTAGGGAAACCTTATTTCAAAGGGATTCGTCTGGATGGCCAGGATGGTTTGATCGCTGGCGCGGGGGCTAGGCTTAAGGAGGTCGTGGCCTTTGCTAAGCGCCACCTTATTGGAGGATTGGAGTTTCTGGATGGTATACCGGGGAGTGTCGGAGGGGCGTTGAAAATGAATGCTGGCGCTATGGGACATTGGACGATGGATTCTGTGTCGTGGGTGCGTTGTATGGATAAGGCGGGCAATGTGAAAATCATGTCTGTGGCGGAGTTGAGCCCGCGTTATCGCGAAGTGCCGGGGATGGCTGATTTGATCGCATTGGAGGCACGGTTTATTGGAAAGCCTTCAAGTCGCGAGGCGATCGAACAGACGCTCCAGGAGATGAATGAAAAGCGATGGAAAAGTCAGCCAGCCGCAGCAAGTGCGGGGTGTATTTTCAAAAATCCGCCGAATATTCCGGCTGGGAAGTTGATTGATGAGTTGGGATGCAAAGGTTGGAGCGTTGGAGATGCGGTCGTTTCTCAAGAACACGGGAATTTTATTATTAATAGAGGTCAAGCTACGGCTGCGGATGTGCTGGCGTTGATTGAGCGCATCAGAGAAGCGGCTCGAGAGCGTGCACAGGTGAATTTAGAGAATGAAGTGATTGTGCTGGGTGAAGATTGGGAGGAAGGCGGATGA
- a CDS encoding D-alanine--D-alanine ligase produces the protein MKLAHHIAVLKGGISSEREVSLRTGAAVASALRRLGYEVEEIDVQNRTPVWSAGVDLVFICLHGEFGEDGEVQTYCETKGVPYTGCGVAASQAAYDKGRSKAIFFSKGVPCAESETLIGEAEPKMQPPFVLKPVCQGSSVGIEFVQDAAEVSAALARVRQYHQPVLVERWIRGREVTVGILEGETLPIVEIRPKRGWYNYENKYTAGATEYICPAELAPELAGKVRVAAKQAYEALGCEVYARIDLMIDEQDNVYVLEVNTIPGMTETSLLPKAARVAGLSFEALCERIIAASLRIRGSVEDGRRRR, from the coding sequence ATGAAACTGGCTCATCACATTGCTGTGCTCAAGGGGGGTATCTCCTCGGAGCGAGAAGTGTCGCTTCGGACGGGGGCAGCTGTTGCTTCTGCTCTGAGGAGGTTGGGGTATGAGGTGGAAGAAATTGACGTGCAGAATCGCACGCCTGTGTGGTCTGCTGGTGTGGATTTGGTATTTATCTGCCTGCATGGTGAGTTTGGCGAGGATGGTGAGGTGCAGACGTATTGTGAGACAAAGGGCGTGCCTTACACCGGTTGTGGTGTAGCGGCGAGCCAGGCGGCTTATGACAAAGGAAGGAGCAAGGCGATATTTTTTTCGAAAGGCGTGCCTTGCGCAGAAAGTGAAACGCTCATCGGAGAAGCCGAGCCTAAGATGCAACCGCCGTTTGTTTTGAAACCCGTATGCCAAGGCTCGAGTGTGGGGATTGAGTTTGTCCAAGATGCTGCAGAAGTGTCTGCAGCCCTGGCTCGAGTGCGACAATATCATCAGCCTGTGCTTGTGGAGCGGTGGATCCGCGGTAGAGAGGTGACGGTGGGAATTTTGGAGGGGGAGACTTTGCCGATCGTAGAGATACGACCGAAGCGAGGTTGGTATAATTACGAGAATAAATATACGGCTGGGGCGACGGAATACATCTGCCCGGCTGAGTTGGCGCCTGAGTTGGCAGGCAAGGTGAGGGTAGCGGCGAAGCAGGCTTATGAGGCGCTCGGATGTGAAGTGTATGCGAGAATTGATTTAATGATTGACGAGCAAGATAATGTGTATGTTTTAGAAGTGAACACTATACCTGGTATGACGGAGACAAGTTTGCTACCTAAGGCTGCGCGTGTGGCTGGGTTATCGTTTGAGGCTTTGTGTGAGCGGATTATTGCCGCTTCGCTTCGGATACGAGGTAGCGTGGAGGACGGAAGGAGAAGGAGATGA